TGCTCCAATAATAAAGAACAATCTAATGGCATAATAGCTGCATAGTGCAAACAGTAGCCTTACCATCTTTAGAGAAATATCTTATCTGTGGGCCATTATACACAGCTTTATGCACTATTGCTCTTTTCTTAACTTCTTCTTCCCTTGCCAAAACACGCTCTaaatttctcaaattcataattTCTGCACAATCATTACACACATGTAACTTATTAAGAACACAACtttgaacaaataaattaagttttaaacatttaaaaaaagataTGATACAAACCTGTTTGAGCGGCTTCAAGAAGCATTTCTTCTTGTGTCATTCTCTTCTCTTCACCCacctttttcctttttattggCTGCTAAAAgcatcaaataaaaatattacatcaTTAGGCAGCTGAATTTACAGTTAAGTAGCTGCATATAGGTTGAAATTTAGCCTAGATAAATTGCTTTGATGAGCGGATATCCTAAAATCTTGCATTGGAGAGTCTTATGATTTTCAAATTTCAGATTACGAAACTGAGAATAGACTAATGACCAGCAGAAGGAACAATGATtgatgaaaaattaataaaaaattatttctagAAGACTTGTTAAGGACTAAATCTAACATATCAAAATTCCAAGTTTTCATGTTGATAAATAGTATATtatccaaattaaaaaattaaagtccTCTAACTCCaaacttaatttttattgaCATAATATGTATCTGAATCGTATAATCTCTAAAATTGATGATAAGTACCATAAAGCCAGGCTACACTAATTTctgtcaaaaaataaataatccaaaagtttaaatttttaagtgaGACCgcctataattttattatctctAACACACACCTAGACAGGAATTTTCATTAGACTTGAAGCGTAAACAAGCACATGTCTATTATACCTTGTGTtcaaatatgtaattaaccaAATGAGGATTGCCAGAAATCAAACTATAAATCTTTCAATTATAGATACTCTAGTAACATATCAAATAACCAGTCAATGGCAAGCGACATTCCACCATCGTTTTATTATCTCTACCACACCCCACAGCAAAAAACAATAGTGTGTAACCAAGATCTGACCTTCATTGTTGCCTGCAAAGCTGCACTTATTGCGTCTCTCTCGGCCTGCCTAACAATGACTGATGTTCTAGTAGATTTCCTCACTATTCTCTCCCCTTCACCATCATCGCCCGCATCATGATGTTCTGGGGCAGTAGAATCTTCTGCTAATTTTTCATCCTTGGACTCCTCACCAAGATTGGAAAgaactttctttttctttttcttctttgtcGAAGGCTTTCCAGGATATACAAGTCGTTTCCTTTTTTGCTTCCTTTAAgatgaaatattaaatattaggTAAGAATGCAACAAAAATATACATAGTGTTGTCTAGCAAACGAATACTAAACCTTTCATCCGGAACATTTTGTGCTTCTTCATCTGGTTCAGACTCCTATCACCAACAGAAGGCAGCAGTGTTCATGCTTACTAAAAGTCAGAGATAAATAATCATTGTTGCATTAAAAGAATGACTACAATTTAATATGGCAGGTACCAAAAAGAAACGAGAGCACAAAAgctaagaaaattaaaattgctCACGTTATCGTCAAAATCACTATCGAACTCATCAGCAATCTCCGGCTCTTCATCATAATTATTATCATTCTCTTCCTAGTAACGAAAACGAACAAGAATGTTAGAATTTGTAGTCCTGTTTAACAATGTATTTTACTATTTTACGGCAAGACTTATGAACATTGAACTACAATACACTATTATTCTCCTGAGCAGATCAAGAACAAGTATATAAACAATGACTAAAATAACCTCTAAAAGAGCATCCTGATTCCAGAACAAGTCATCCTCTTCATTTTCCTCATCAAGCAACTTGGTCATACTGTGCaattcagaaaaaaaaacaaagattaaacaaacaaaaaaagcagcaatttataattttaggtTTTATTAAATTGAGAAATGTTTAGTGAAAAATACACATCAAGAGATGGCAATTGGCAAATAATCCAGAAAGAAAAAGGTACCGTTTTCCTCTGGTTTGACGAGAAGCTCGATCGAGAAACACAATAGGCGctgctttttcttcttcttcttggttAGATATCTCCATGGTTGCTAGTCAGCTTCGTCACAGGATTAAAACTTGACTGTCAGTTAACTACAATCGAAACCCTAATTTACAGAAGAAATTGCAGACGAATCAAAGGATATATGGAGGGAAAATAGTTTAACAGATAAAGTACGGAAATCTGGTAATTACTTAACCCCTCCAATTTGGATAAATATACAAATTACTCCTTCA
This region of Mercurialis annua linkage group LG1-X, ddMerAnnu1.2, whole genome shotgun sequence genomic DNA includes:
- the LOC126664960 gene encoding SWR1 complex subunit 2 isoform X2, with translation MEISNQEEEEKAAPIVFLDRASRQTRGKRMTKLLDEENEEDDLFWNQDALLEEENDNNYDEEPEIADEFDSDFDDNESEPDEEAQNVPDERKQKRKRLVYPGKPSTKKKKKKKVLSNLGEESKDEKLAEDSTAPEHHDAGDDGEGERIVRKSTRTSVIVRQAERDAISAALQATMKPIKRKKVGEEKRMTQEEMLLEAAQTEIMNLRNLERVLAREEEVKKRAIVHKAVYNGPQIRYFSKDGCSYLEFRGISFQSEISVASNPYPEKPVCAITGLPAKYRDPKTGLPYATKEAFKIIRARYEDENNIKKEMDMGVLSDSLNGKGFSGRRKRIPNSNRRKLPNFSYMSQFGKAPTIEIDSSE
- the LOC126664960 gene encoding SWR1 complex subunit 2 isoform X1, with the translated sequence MEISNQEEEEKAAPIVFLDRASRQTRGKRMTKLLDEENEEDDLFWNQDALLEEENDNNYDEEPEIADEFDSDFDDNESEPDEEAQNVPDERKQKRKRLVYPGKPSTKKKKKKKVLSNLGEESKDEKLAEDSTAPEHHDAGDDGEGERIVRKSTRTSVIVRQAERDAISAALQATMKQPIKRKKVGEEKRMTQEEMLLEAAQTEIMNLRNLERVLAREEEVKKRAIVHKAVYNGPQIRYFSKDGCSYLEFRGISFQSEISVASNPYPEKPVCAITGLPAKYRDPKTGLPYATKEAFKIIRARYEDENNIKKEMDMGVLSDSLNGKGFSGRRKRIPNSNRRKLPNFSYMSQFGKAPTIEIDSSE